The Dunckerocampus dactyliophorus isolate RoL2022-P2 chromosome 13, RoL_Ddac_1.1, whole genome shotgun sequence genome window below encodes:
- the LOC129192113 gene encoding tetratricopeptide repeat protein 9A isoform X1, whose translation MSKTSVIQAAHDGGPRVEAGSGGAPPRLQQGAQIPSGGSGNRARDAWYQQVQQQRHQGGTMLKQPAHHEPADVVRRALDFKCQGTQCYKDKKYREAIGKYHRALLEIKGLCRVLGDPDVGGSKSPSPLLAAISKSSPLTEEQKGAMENAELECYNSLAACLLQMELVNYERVKEYCLKVLHKEGKNFKALYRSGVAYYHLGDFQKALFYLKESHKQEPSGMQCQFLLQVLSNHMLLPPHHVPDIMIIIIMIMIPHIPCSVLFARKIKKAMKCINLFTQQTILMKYSSAIPVPYQYCACSIHTSRIIVVIIIIP comes from the exons ATGTCAAAGACGAGCGTGATCCAAGCCGCGCACGACGGCGGTCCTCGGGTGGAGGCAGGCAGCGGAGGCGCGCCCCCGAGGCTCCAGCAGGGCGCGCAGATCCCCAGCGGAGGCAGCGGTAACCGGGCCAGAGATGCCTGGTACCAGCAGGTCCAGCAGCAACGGCACCAGGGAGGCACCATGCTCAAGCAGCCGGCCCACCACGAGCCTGCCGACGTCGTGAGGCGGGCGCTCGACTTCAAGTGCCAGGGCACCCAGTGCTACAAGGACAAGAAGTACCGTGAGGCCATCGGCAAGTACCACCGCGCTCTGCTGGAGATCAAGGGGCTGTGCAGGGTGCTGGGGGACCCGGACGTAGGAGGATCCAAGTCGCCATCTCCTCTCCTCGCCGCCATCAGCAAATCGAGCCCGCTGACGGAGGAGCAGAAAGGAGCCATGGAGAACGCCGAGCTGGAATGTTACAACAGCTTAGCAG cctgccTCCTCCAAATGGAGCTGGTCAACTACGAGCGCGTGAAGGAGTACTGCCTGAAGGTTCTGCACAAGGAGGGCAAGAACTTCAAGGCCTTGTACCGCTCGGGCGTGGCCTACTACCACCTGGGAGACTTCCAGAAGGCTCTCTTCTACCTGAAGGAGTCACACAAGCAGGAACCTTCAGGTATGCAGTGTCAATTCCTACTCCAGGTCCTCTCAAACCACATGCTTCTACCACCTCATCATGTCCCcgatattatgattattattattatgattatgattccACACATCCCTTGTAGTGTGCTTTTTGCAAGGAAAATAAAGAAGGCAATGAAATGCATCAATCTGTTCACACAGCAAACTATTCTCATGAAATATTCATCAGCGATACCGGTCCCATACCAATACTGTGCATGTTCGATCCACACATCACGAATAATCGTAGTAATCATAATTATTCCATAA
- the LOC129192113 gene encoding tetratricopeptide repeat protein 9A isoform X2, whose translation MSKTSVIQAAHDGGPRVEAGSGGAPPRLQQGAQIPSGGSGNRARDAWYQQVQQQRHQGGTMLKQPAHHEPADVVRRALDFKCQGTQCYKDKKYREAIGKYHRALLEIKGLCRVLGDPDVGGSKSPSPLLAAISKSSPLTEEQKGAMENAELECYNSLAACLLQMELVNYERVKEYCLKVLHKEGKNFKALYRSGVAYYHLGDFQKALFYLKESHKQEPSDTNVVRYIQLTEMKIRRSAQREKKDAT comes from the exons ATGTCAAAGACGAGCGTGATCCAAGCCGCGCACGACGGCGGTCCTCGGGTGGAGGCAGGCAGCGGAGGCGCGCCCCCGAGGCTCCAGCAGGGCGCGCAGATCCCCAGCGGAGGCAGCGGTAACCGGGCCAGAGATGCCTGGTACCAGCAGGTCCAGCAGCAACGGCACCAGGGAGGCACCATGCTCAAGCAGCCGGCCCACCACGAGCCTGCCGACGTCGTGAGGCGGGCGCTCGACTTCAAGTGCCAGGGCACCCAGTGCTACAAGGACAAGAAGTACCGTGAGGCCATCGGCAAGTACCACCGCGCTCTGCTGGAGATCAAGGGGCTGTGCAGGGTGCTGGGGGACCCGGACGTAGGAGGATCCAAGTCGCCATCTCCTCTCCTCGCCGCCATCAGCAAATCGAGCCCGCTGACGGAGGAGCAGAAAGGAGCCATGGAGAACGCCGAGCTGGAATGTTACAACAGCTTAGCAG cctgccTCCTCCAAATGGAGCTGGTCAACTACGAGCGCGTGAAGGAGTACTGCCTGAAGGTTCTGCACAAGGAGGGCAAGAACTTCAAGGCCTTGTACCGCTCGGGCGTGGCCTACTACCACCTGGGAGACTTCCAGAAGGCTCTCTTCTACCTGAAGGAGTCACACAAGCAGGAACCTTCAG ACACCAACGTGGTTCGCTACATCCAGCTGACAGAGATGAAGATTCGGCGCAGCGCTCAAAGGGAAAAGAAAGACGCCACATAA
- the LOC129192113 gene encoding tetratricopeptide repeat protein 9A isoform X3 has translation MSKTSVIQAAHDGGPRVEAGSGGAPPRLQQGAQIPSGGSGNRARDAWYQQVQQQRHQGGTMLKQPAHHEPADVVRRALDFKCQGTQCYKDKKYREAIGKYHRALLEIKGLCRVLGDPDVGGSKSPSPLLAAISKSSPLTEEQKGAMENAELECYNSLAGTSFHTPLHPYTVPHYVHPYHIHPYHNTTSVHPYHTTSVRTSIRTPHFIQPYHNATYTVPHDTTLTRGVPPGLSICQSQR, from the coding sequence ATGTCAAAGACGAGCGTGATCCAAGCCGCGCACGACGGCGGTCCTCGGGTGGAGGCAGGCAGCGGAGGCGCGCCCCCGAGGCTCCAGCAGGGCGCGCAGATCCCCAGCGGAGGCAGCGGTAACCGGGCCAGAGATGCCTGGTACCAGCAGGTCCAGCAGCAACGGCACCAGGGAGGCACCATGCTCAAGCAGCCGGCCCACCACGAGCCTGCCGACGTCGTGAGGCGGGCGCTCGACTTCAAGTGCCAGGGCACCCAGTGCTACAAGGACAAGAAGTACCGTGAGGCCATCGGCAAGTACCACCGCGCTCTGCTGGAGATCAAGGGGCTGTGCAGGGTGCTGGGGGACCCGGACGTAGGAGGATCCAAGTCGCCATCTCCTCTCCTCGCCGCCATCAGCAAATCGAGCCCGCTGACGGAGGAGCAGAAAGGAGCCATGGAGAACGCCGAGCTGGAATGTTACAACAGCTTAGCAGGTACGTCCTTCCATACACCACTACATCCATACACCGTACCACACTACGTCCATCCGTACCACATCCATCCATACCACAACACTACGTCCGTCCATCCATACCACACTACATCTGTCCGTACATCCATCCGTACACCACACTTTATCCAACCATACCACAACGCTACATACACCGTGCCCCATGATACTACACTGACACGTGGGGTACCCCCTGGACTGAGCATCTGTCAATCACAAAGATAG